A genomic window from Fusarium verticillioides 7600 chromosome 5, whole genome shotgun sequence includes:
- a CDS encoding 30S ribosomal protein S6 — MLYELIAIVRPGSLSEVKEIAQTVGSLVLKNGGVVRGLANWGVFSLPKPISVHQMKHTHGHYFVMRYDAASKVHQDVRNTLRLEPRMIRAAHVKLGDGKLESLARFGPPQWKTTGSEA, encoded by the exons ATGCTCTACGAATTAATCGCAATT GTCCGACCGGGCAGCCTCTCCGAGGTGAAGGA AATCGCCCAAACCGTCGGTTCCCTCGTCCTCAAGAATGGCGGCGTCGTCCGCGGTCTCGCCAACTGGGGTGTCTTCTCCCTACCGAAGCCTATCTCAGTGCATCAGATGAAGCACACACACGGCCATTACTTCGTCATGCGATACGATGCTGCCTCAAAGGTTCACCAAGACGTACGAAACACATTGCGCCTTGAGCCCCGTATGATTCGCGCCGCACATGTCAAGCTCGGAGACGGAAAGCTTGAGTCCTTAGCTAGATTTGGACCACCCCAGTGGAAGACGACTGGTAGTGAGGCATAA